In Microbacterium galbinum, a single window of DNA contains:
- the carB gene encoding carbamoyl-phosphate synthase large subunit: MPKRDDINSVLVIGSGPIVIGQACEFDYSGTQACRVLREEGVRVILVNSNPATIMTDPDFADATYVEPITWEVIETIIAKERPDAILPTLGGQTALNAAIQLHNHGILEKYDVELIGANFEAINKGEDRQIFKQLVLDAGADVADSRIAHTMDEVLAAADELGYPLVVRPSFTMGGLGSGFAYDEEDLRRIAGAGLHDSPTNEVLLEESILGWKEYELELMRDTSDNTVVVCSIENVDPVGVHTGDSITVAPALTLTDREYQKLRDIGIDIIRAVGVDTGGCNIQFAVNPENGRIIVIEMNPRVSRSSALASKATGFPIAKLAAKLALGYRLDEIPNDITGVTPASFEPTLDYVVVKVPRFAFEKFPAADVTLTTTMKSVGEAMAIGRNYATALQKALRSLEKRGSSFHWGPEERSVEELLEISKTPTDGRIVVLQQALRKGATIEQAFDATAIDPWFLDQIVLINEVAEIVRTAPELDAATLRYAKEHGFSDAQLAEIRGESEDEIRGVRRGLGIRPVYKTVDTCAGEFPALTPYHYSSYDFETEVEPSERTKVVIIGSGPNRIGQGVEFDYSCVHASFALSDAGYETVMVNCNPETVSTDYDTSDRLYFEPLTLEDVLEVLDAEAASGTILGVVCQLGGQTPLGLAKGIEAAGYTILGTSPAAIDLAEERALFSGILDAAGLVAPRHGTAIDVDGAVAVAEDIGYPVLVRPSFVLGGRGMEIVYDTESLRDYFVRTAGEVVIEEGKPLLVDRFLDDAIEIDVDALFDGTELYIGGVMEHLEEAGIHSGDSSCTLPPVSLGRSDIDRVRTATLAIAQGVGVRGLLNVQFAISAGVLYVIEANPRASRTVPFVSKALGIPLAKAASRVMAGSTIAELKSEGMLPENDGSRVPLGSPVAVKEAVLPFKRFRTKDGKIVDSVLGPEMRSTGEVMGIDKDFPTAFAKSQAAAYGGMPTSGTVFISVADSDKRAVILPAHRLQQLGFTIVATEGTAEILSRNGIAVQVVEKFSETQESGAQNIVDLINDGAIDIVVNTPSGGTARADGYEIRAAAVAADKALFTTMAVLGAAVSGMDAADEGFQVKSLQEYALDRQATV, translated from the coding sequence ATGCCCAAGCGCGACGACATCAACTCCGTCCTCGTCATCGGCTCCGGCCCGATCGTCATCGGCCAGGCCTGCGAGTTCGACTACTCCGGCACCCAGGCGTGCCGCGTGCTCCGCGAGGAGGGCGTGCGCGTCATCCTCGTGAACTCGAACCCCGCGACGATCATGACCGACCCGGACTTCGCCGACGCCACGTACGTCGAGCCGATCACCTGGGAGGTCATCGAGACCATCATCGCGAAGGAGCGCCCCGACGCGATCCTTCCGACCCTCGGCGGCCAGACCGCGCTCAACGCGGCGATCCAGCTCCACAACCACGGCATCCTCGAGAAGTACGACGTCGAGCTGATCGGCGCGAACTTCGAGGCGATCAACAAGGGCGAGGACCGCCAGATCTTCAAGCAGCTCGTGCTCGACGCCGGCGCCGACGTCGCCGACTCGCGCATCGCCCACACCATGGACGAGGTGCTGGCGGCCGCCGACGAGCTCGGGTACCCGCTCGTGGTGCGCCCGAGCTTCACCATGGGCGGCCTCGGCTCCGGATTCGCCTACGACGAGGAGGACCTGCGGCGCATCGCCGGCGCGGGTCTGCACGACTCGCCCACCAACGAGGTGCTCCTCGAGGAGTCGATCCTCGGCTGGAAGGAGTACGAGCTCGAGCTCATGCGCGACACCTCCGACAACACGGTCGTCGTCTGCTCGATCGAGAACGTCGACCCGGTCGGCGTGCACACCGGCGACTCGATCACCGTCGCCCCGGCGCTCACGCTCACCGACCGCGAGTACCAGAAGCTGCGCGACATCGGCATCGACATCATCCGCGCCGTCGGCGTCGACACCGGTGGCTGCAACATCCAGTTCGCGGTGAACCCCGAGAACGGGCGCATCATCGTGATCGAGATGAACCCCCGCGTCTCGCGTTCGAGCGCGCTGGCATCGAAGGCGACCGGATTCCCGATCGCGAAGCTCGCGGCGAAGCTCGCCCTCGGCTACCGCCTCGACGAGATCCCGAACGACATCACCGGCGTGACACCGGCGAGCTTCGAGCCCACGCTCGATTACGTCGTGGTGAAGGTGCCCCGCTTCGCGTTCGAGAAGTTCCCGGCCGCCGACGTCACCCTCACGACCACCATGAAGTCGGTCGGCGAGGCGATGGCCATCGGTCGCAACTACGCCACGGCCCTGCAGAAGGCGCTGCGTTCCCTCGAGAAGCGCGGCTCGAGCTTCCACTGGGGTCCGGAGGAGCGCTCCGTCGAAGAGCTCCTCGAGATCTCGAAGACGCCGACCGACGGTCGCATCGTGGTGCTTCAGCAGGCGCTGCGCAAGGGCGCGACGATCGAGCAGGCCTTCGACGCAACCGCGATCGACCCCTGGTTCCTCGACCAGATCGTCCTCATCAACGAGGTCGCCGAGATCGTGCGCACCGCTCCCGAGCTCGACGCCGCCACCTTGCGCTACGCCAAGGAGCACGGCTTCTCCGACGCGCAGCTGGCCGAGATCCGCGGCGAGAGCGAGGACGAGATCCGTGGCGTGCGCCGCGGCCTCGGCATCCGCCCGGTCTACAAGACCGTCGACACCTGCGCCGGCGAGTTCCCCGCCCTCACGCCTTACCACTACTCGAGCTACGACTTCGAGACCGAGGTCGAGCCCTCCGAACGCACCAAGGTCGTCATCATCGGCTCGGGACCGAACCGCATCGGACAGGGCGTCGAGTTCGACTACTCGTGCGTGCACGCGTCGTTCGCGCTGTCGGATGCCGGGTACGAGACCGTCATGGTCAACTGCAACCCGGAGACCGTGTCCACCGACTACGACACCTCGGACCGTCTGTACTTCGAGCCCCTGACGCTCGAAGACGTTCTCGAGGTCCTCGACGCCGAGGCCGCCAGCGGCACCATCCTGGGTGTCGTCTGCCAGCTCGGCGGCCAGACCCCGCTGGGGCTCGCGAAGGGCATCGAGGCGGCGGGGTACACGATCCTCGGAACGAGTCCTGCCGCGATCGACCTCGCGGAGGAGCGGGCGCTGTTCAGCGGCATCCTCGATGCCGCCGGGCTCGTGGCCCCGCGCCACGGTACCGCGATCGACGTCGACGGCGCCGTGGCGGTCGCCGAGGACATCGGTTACCCGGTGCTCGTGCGCCCGAGCTTCGTGCTCGGCGGTCGCGGCATGGAGATCGTCTACGACACCGAGAGCCTGCGCGACTACTTCGTGCGCACCGCCGGCGAGGTCGTCATCGAGGAGGGCAAGCCCCTTCTCGTCGACCGCTTCCTCGACGACGCGATCGAGATCGACGTCGACGCGCTGTTCGACGGCACCGAGCTCTACATCGGCGGCGTGATGGAGCACCTCGAGGAGGCCGGCATCCACTCCGGCGACTCGAGCTGCACCCTCCCGCCCGTCTCGCTCGGACGCAGCGACATCGATCGGGTGCGCACCGCGACGCTCGCGATCGCTCAGGGCGTCGGAGTCCGCGGCCTGCTGAACGTGCAGTTCGCGATCAGCGCCGGCGTGCTCTACGTGATCGAGGCCAACCCGCGCGCCAGCCGTACGGTCCCGTTCGTCTCGAAGGCGCTGGGGATCCCGCTCGCGAAGGCGGCCAGCCGCGTCATGGCCGGCTCCACGATCGCCGAGCTGAAGTCCGAGGGCATGCTGCCCGAGAACGACGGTTCGCGGGTGCCGCTCGGCTCGCCCGTCGCGGTGAAGGAAGCCGTGCTCCCGTTCAAGCGCTTCCGCACCAAGGACGGCAAGATCGTCGACTCCGTGCTCGGACCGGAGATGCGCTCGACCGGTGAGGTCATGGGCATCGACAAGGACTTCCCGACCGCCTTCGCCAAGAGCCAGGCGGCGGCATACGGGGGCATGCCCACCTCCGGCACCGTGTTCATCTCGGTCGCCGACTCCGACAAGCGGGCGGTCATCCTGCCCGCGCACCGGCTGCAGCAGCTCGGTTTCACGATCGTCGCGACCGAGGGCACGGCGGAGATCCTCTCCCGGAACGGCATCGCGGTGCAGGTCGTGGAGAAGTTCAGCGAGACCCAGGAGTCGGGCGCGCAGAACATCGTCGACCTGATCAACGACGGAGCGATCGACATCGTCGTGAACACCCCCTCGGGTGGCACGGCGCGTGCCGACGGCTACGAGATCCGCGCGGCGGCCGTCGCCGCCGACAAGGCGCTGTTCACGACCATGGCCGTGCTCGGCGCTGCCGTGAGCGGTATGGACGCGGCCGACGAGGGCTTCCAGGTGAAGAGCCTGCAGGAGTATGCGCTCGACCGTCAGGCCACGGTGTGA
- the carA gene encoding glutamine-hydrolyzing carbamoyl-phosphate synthase small subunit: MTALPESAVLVLEDGTRYTGRAYGARGTTLGEVVFSTGMSGYQETITDPSYAGQIVLQTAPHIGNTGMNDEDPESRRIWVAGYIVRDPSRVVSNWRANASLDDVLVQDGIVGISGIDTRAITRHIRSAGSMRGGIFSGADAALDADEQVRIVREAPQMAGQNLSAEVSVDAVTITTALGERVGNLAVLDLGVKQATIDNLASRGFEVHVMPQTSTIDDIRAIDPVAVFYSNGPGDPAASGDHVELLRAVLDDGLPFFGICFGNQLLGRALGLGTYKLPFGHRGINQPVLDRSTGRVEITAHNHGFAVDAPLDGAFDSPNGYGKVEVSHIGLNDNVVEGLRALDIPAFSVQYHPEAAAGPHDANYLFDRFRDLVIASQKDAK; the protein is encoded by the coding sequence ATGACCGCTCTTCCCGAATCCGCCGTGCTCGTCCTCGAGGACGGCACCCGTTACACCGGCCGCGCGTACGGCGCGCGCGGCACCACCCTCGGCGAGGTCGTCTTCTCGACCGGAATGTCCGGTTACCAGGAGACGATCACCGACCCGTCGTACGCCGGCCAGATCGTGCTGCAGACCGCACCCCACATCGGCAACACGGGGATGAACGACGAGGACCCCGAGTCCCGCCGCATCTGGGTCGCCGGCTACATCGTGCGCGACCCCTCGCGCGTCGTCTCGAACTGGCGCGCGAACGCCTCGCTCGACGACGTCCTCGTGCAGGACGGGATCGTGGGCATCAGCGGCATCGACACCCGCGCCATCACGCGCCACATCCGTTCCGCCGGCTCCATGCGCGGTGGCATCTTCTCGGGAGCGGATGCCGCGCTCGACGCCGATGAGCAGGTGCGCATCGTGCGCGAAGCGCCGCAGATGGCGGGTCAGAACCTGTCGGCCGAGGTCTCGGTCGACGCCGTCACGATCACGACGGCGCTGGGGGAGCGGGTCGGCAACCTCGCCGTCCTCGACCTCGGGGTCAAGCAGGCCACGATCGACAACCTCGCCTCCCGCGGTTTCGAGGTGCACGTGATGCCGCAGACGTCGACCATCGACGACATCCGCGCGATCGACCCCGTCGCCGTCTTCTACTCGAACGGCCCCGGTGACCCCGCGGCATCCGGCGACCACGTCGAACTCCTGCGCGCCGTGCTCGACGACGGCCTGCCGTTCTTCGGCATCTGCTTCGGCAACCAGCTGCTGGGGCGCGCGCTCGGCCTCGGCACCTACAAGCTGCCGTTCGGGCACCGCGGCATCAACCAGCCCGTGCTCGACAGGTCCACCGGGCGCGTCGAGATCACCGCGCACAACCACGGGTTCGCGGTCGACGCTCCGCTCGACGGCGCGTTCGACAGCCCGAACGGCTACGGCAAGGTCGAGGTCAGCCATATCGGCCTCAACGACAACGTGGTCGAGGGCCTGCGCGCTCTCGACATCCCCGCCTTCTCGGTGCAGTACCACCCGGAGGCCGCGGCAGGACCGCACGACGCCAACTACCTCTTCGACCGGTTCCGCGACCTGGTCATCGCCAGCCAGAAGGACGCCAAGTAA
- the pyrF gene encoding orotidine-5'-phosphate decarboxylase — translation MSAGFGERARAGILARGPLCVGIDPHAALLASWGLADDARGVREFGLRTVDAVAERVAFVKPQVSFFERFGSAGFAALEDVLAAARRAGLLVIADAKRGDIGSTMDAYAAAWLTPGSPLEADALTVNPYLGVGALDGALALAHTHGKGLFVLAATSNPEARSLQASTGSGGSTVSAQVIDEVSTRNAAAVSDGEWGSAGFVIGATVDWTDAAIAAFAPPAPILAPGFGAQGATPQDLRPRFGTMAPCVIASESRSVLAAGPNGLADAVTARVAEYEESLNV, via the coding sequence GTGAGTGCAGGTTTCGGTGAGCGGGCGCGCGCGGGGATCCTCGCGCGCGGCCCGCTCTGCGTCGGCATCGATCCGCACGCGGCGCTGCTGGCGTCGTGGGGTCTCGCCGACGACGCCCGAGGCGTGCGGGAGTTCGGTCTTCGCACGGTGGATGCCGTCGCCGAGCGCGTCGCGTTCGTGAAGCCGCAGGTCTCGTTCTTCGAGCGTTTCGGTTCGGCGGGCTTCGCGGCCCTCGAGGACGTGCTGGCCGCTGCACGGCGAGCGGGCCTGCTGGTGATCGCCGATGCGAAGCGCGGCGACATCGGCAGCACCATGGATGCGTACGCGGCCGCCTGGCTGACCCCGGGCTCGCCGCTCGAAGCCGACGCGCTGACGGTGAACCCGTACCTCGGTGTGGGCGCGCTCGACGGCGCTCTCGCTCTGGCGCACACGCACGGGAAGGGGCTGTTCGTCCTGGCGGCGACCAGCAACCCGGAGGCGCGGTCGCTGCAGGCGTCCACGGGTTCGGGCGGCTCGACCGTTTCCGCCCAGGTGATCGACGAGGTGTCCACGCGCAACGCCGCCGCCGTCTCCGACGGCGAGTGGGGGAGCGCGGGCTTCGTGATCGGTGCGACCGTGGACTGGACGGATGCCGCGATCGCGGCGTTCGCCCCACCCGCGCCCATCCTCGCCCCGGGGTTCGGAGCGCAGGGCGCGACCCCGCAGGATCTGCGCCCGCGTTTCGGCACCATGGCGCCCTGCGTGATCGCGAGCGAGAGCCGGAGCGTTCTCGCCGCCGGCCCGAACGGATTGGCCGATGCCGTGACCGCGCGCGTCGCAGAGTACGAGGAGTCCCTGAATGTCTGA